The proteins below come from a single Nitrospirota bacterium genomic window:
- a CDS encoding sigma 54-interacting transcriptional regulator translates to MDLTPDTVTKLIYLGEKPTKLVYRKLLFRILKGPEKGRKFVSDRDQIRIGSAPDNQLVLADDTISRHHAEIRLDPKGFLVRDLGSTNGTFVNGVQVNEAYVPAHSTLTIGATHFTFEPLKDRVEVDISEKTVFGELVGISVLLRRSFALLEKVAGKDVTVLIEGETGTGKDLAARAIHQSGPRKSGPFVVFDGGSVPKNLAESELFGHVRGSFTGAHSDKIGAVEQAHRGTLFLDEIGELDLELQPKLLRALEQREVKKVGSTTMAHVDVRFIAATNKNLEEEVEKNRFRKDLFYRLNTIRITMPPLRERREDVPVLIDKFLKEFNAPPDYRLPPEAVPLFQSYSWPGNVRELRNTVQKMLVFSDPREALTPREEAPAGEVDLSVPFKEAKHEVLVQFERRYLSQLLSEKGYNVSESARSAGIDRKYLERMVKKLNLK, encoded by the coding sequence ATGGACCTCACCCCGGACACCGTCACCAAGCTCATCTACCTCGGGGAGAAGCCCACCAAGCTGGTCTACCGAAAACTCCTCTTCCGCATTCTGAAGGGCCCCGAGAAAGGACGGAAATTTGTATCCGATCGGGATCAGATCCGCATCGGCTCGGCGCCGGACAACCAACTCGTGCTGGCCGACGACACGATCTCGCGCCACCACGCGGAGATCCGGCTCGATCCCAAGGGATTTCTCGTGCGGGACCTCGGGAGCACCAACGGCACGTTCGTCAATGGCGTACAGGTCAACGAGGCCTATGTCCCTGCCCATTCGACGCTGACCATCGGCGCCACTCACTTCACCTTTGAGCCGCTCAAAGACCGCGTTGAGGTCGACATCAGCGAGAAGACCGTTTTCGGCGAACTGGTCGGGATCAGCGTCCTTCTCCGCCGAAGCTTCGCCTTGTTGGAGAAAGTAGCCGGGAAGGATGTAACGGTGCTCATCGAGGGCGAAACGGGCACCGGAAAAGACCTCGCGGCCCGCGCCATTCATCAATCCGGCCCCCGCAAATCCGGTCCTTTCGTGGTCTTCGACGGCGGCTCCGTGCCCAAAAACCTGGCCGAGAGCGAATTGTTCGGCCACGTTCGAGGCTCCTTTACGGGGGCACACTCCGACAAAATCGGCGCCGTCGAGCAGGCGCACCGGGGAACACTGTTTCTCGATGAGATCGGCGAACTGGATCTGGAACTCCAACCCAAGCTCCTCCGCGCCCTGGAACAGCGCGAGGTGAAGAAAGTCGGTTCCACCACGATGGCACACGTGGACGTCCGTTTCATCGCCGCCACGAACAAGAACCTGGAGGAGGAAGTCGAGAAGAATCGATTCCGGAAGGATCTTTTCTATCGGCTGAACACCATTCGTATCACGATGCCTCCGCTCCGGGAGCGGCGCGAGGATGTTCCCGTACTTATCGACAAGTTCCTCAAGGAGTTCAACGCCCCTCCCGACTACCGGCTACCTCCCGAAGCCGTTCCCCTCTTCCAATCGTACAGTTGGCCCGGCAATGTGAGGGAGCTCCGGAACACCGTTCAGAAGATGCTTGTTTTTTCAGATCCCCGGGAAGCCCTTACACCGCGCGAAGAGGCGCCCGCTGGAGAAGTGGACCTCTCCGTCCCCTTCAAAGAAGCCAAACATGAAGTTCTCGTGCAATTCGAACGCCGGTATCTCTCCCAGCTCCTT